In one window of Desulfonatronum thioautotrophicum DNA:
- the clpX gene encoding ATP-dependent Clp protease ATP-binding subunit ClpX, producing the protein MVKKKTNQPRLGCSFCGKNQDQVRRLIAGPDVYICDECVTLCEEIINQDEMDTEQQDGRLLTPEELHKKLDEFVIGQEQAKKVLSVAVHNHYKRVFYAPQMADGVELDKSNILLMGPTGSGKTLLAKTLARILKVPFAIADATTLTEAGYVGEDVENILVQLLQNADFDIEAASKGIIYIDEIDKVSRRSDSPSITRDVSGEGVQQALLKIIEGTEANIPPKGGRKHPQQEYIRMNTSNILFIVGGAFIGLERIVQQRTQSKCMGFGAAVSQASDEDTCSFLEQVQPMDMIKFGFIPELVGRLPILASLKDLKEDDLVRILTEPKNALVKQYQKLFEMENVRLRFTQDSLRAIARRAIERKTGARGLRNVLENIMLDISYRLPSMSGVKECVVNQSVVENESEPLLIYEQEIKTA; encoded by the coding sequence ATGGTGAAGAAAAAAACCAACCAGCCTCGGCTGGGCTGCTCGTTTTGTGGCAAGAATCAGGACCAGGTCCGGCGTTTGATCGCCGGACCGGACGTATATATCTGCGATGAATGCGTAACCCTGTGTGAAGAGATCATCAACCAGGACGAAATGGACACGGAGCAGCAAGACGGCCGACTGTTGACTCCCGAAGAACTGCACAAGAAGCTGGATGAATTCGTCATTGGCCAGGAACAGGCCAAGAAGGTCCTCTCCGTGGCCGTGCACAACCACTACAAGCGGGTCTTTTACGCCCCGCAGATGGCCGACGGGGTGGAACTGGACAAAAGCAACATTTTGCTCATGGGCCCGACAGGCTCGGGCAAGACCTTGCTGGCCAAGACCCTGGCCCGGATTCTGAAGGTCCCCTTTGCCATTGCCGACGCAACCACCCTGACGGAAGCCGGTTACGTGGGCGAGGATGTGGAAAACATCCTGGTGCAACTCCTGCAGAACGCGGACTTTGACATCGAGGCCGCCTCCAAGGGGATCATCTACATTGACGAAATTGACAAGGTATCCCGCCGCTCCGACAGCCCCTCCATCACCAGGGACGTTTCCGGCGAGGGCGTACAGCAGGCCCTGCTGAAAATCATCGAGGGCACGGAGGCCAACATCCCACCCAAGGGTGGTCGCAAGCATCCCCAACAGGAATACATCCGGATGAACACGTCCAACATTTTGTTCATCGTGGGCGGAGCCTTCATCGGTCTGGAGCGGATCGTTCAGCAGCGCACCCAATCCAAGTGCATGGGCTTCGGGGCCGCCGTGTCCCAGGCCTCGGACGAAGATACCTGTTCTTTCCTGGAGCAGGTCCAGCCCATGGACATGATCAAATTCGGATTCATCCCTGAACTGGTCGGTCGCCTGCCGATTCTGGCCTCACTCAAGGATCTCAAGGAAGACGATCTCGTGCGCATCCTGACCGAACCGAAGAACGCCCTGGTGAAACAATACCAGAAACTCTTCGAAATGGAGAACGTCCGCCTGCGCTTCACCCAGGATTCCTTGCGGGCCATTGCTCGCCGGGCCATCGAGCGCAAGACCGGGGCCAGAGGTCTGCGCAACGTGCTGGAGAATATCATGCTGGACATTTCCTATCGTCTACCGTCCATGAGCGGGGTCAAGGAATGCGTGGTCAACCAGTCCGTGGTGGAAAACGAGTCCGAGCCGTTGCTGATTTACGAACAGGAGATCAAGACAGCCTGA
- a CDS encoding 1,4-dihydroxy-6-naphthoate synthase, translating to MSDPVSPPLPLTVAISPCPNDTFIFGAWVLGQCSSSLKQPASFIWEDVQVLNEAAARGGYDVIKVSAAQALDVLDNYVLLPSGGAFSTNQGPKLVAAASKDLASSTFIPQTIAVPGMQTTAATLLRRAWPHPAQLVPMRYDRIVDAVLQGKVDAGLLIHESALLLDRYALACLLDLGRWWEGHSGGMPLPLGCILGRRTLGSKILEQITNTIQDSLDRALQTPDLIWPLIQALAQEMDDDVLWTHIQTYVNHFSRNMDEEGVQALDALRLAAGKPRKDFSAAFASSSAP from the coding sequence ATGTCCGATCCGGTCTCACCGCCTTTGCCCCTGACAGTGGCCATTTCGCCGTGCCCCAACGACACATTCATCTTCGGTGCATGGGTGCTCGGCCAGTGCTCTTCGTCTCTGAAGCAGCCTGCCTCCTTCATCTGGGAGGATGTGCAGGTACTTAACGAAGCCGCTGCCCGAGGCGGTTACGATGTGATCAAGGTCTCGGCGGCACAGGCCCTTGACGTGCTGGACAACTACGTGCTGCTTCCTTCCGGGGGCGCGTTCAGCACCAACCAGGGGCCGAAACTGGTGGCTGCCGCCTCCAAGGATTTGGCCTCCTCCACGTTCATTCCGCAAACCATTGCCGTGCCGGGAATGCAGACCACGGCCGCAACCCTGCTCCGTCGCGCCTGGCCACATCCGGCCCAGCTTGTCCCGATGCGCTACGACCGCATCGTGGACGCGGTTCTTCAGGGCAAGGTCGACGCCGGCCTGCTGATCCATGAGAGCGCGCTTCTTCTGGATCGATATGCTCTTGCCTGTCTTTTGGATCTGGGACGTTGGTGGGAGGGGCACTCCGGGGGAATGCCACTACCCTTGGGCTGCATCCTTGGGCGTCGCACCCTGGGATCGAAGATCCTGGAACAGATCACCAACACGATTCAGGACAGCCTGGACCGGGCATTGCAGACACCGGATTTGATCTGGCCGTTGATCCAGGCCCTGGCCCAGGAGATGGACGACGATGTGCTGTGGACCCATATCCAGACCTACGTGAACCATTTCAGCCGAAATATGGATGAAGAGGGAGTCCAGGCCCTGGACGCTTTGCGCCTTGCCGCCGGTAAGCCACGCAAAGATTTTTCGGCGGCTTTCGCGTCTTCCTCGGCACCCTGA
- the mqnB gene encoding futalosine hydrolase — protein sequence MAIIPTATRGPLIVATATTMEMRAAFPTLVGHLPREHGWSRMTLPNVREYRDTPWKDVVLLVTGVGVVNAAFALGRLLGCLASDAPESSPPPAGVLNLGVAGAFSLGQLPLATTVVVSTEIWPEYGLLHDSGIDPKGIGLPQGKIGGQPVWDQLRLSPRQNAQQMGLNISSLPEVIGLTVSGVTGTSERARALQSRYACEIETMEGFALAWACCLAEMPFVQVRTISNLVGSREAVHWDLSGAKQALSTTVRGLLGDIEEALCPIRSHRLCP from the coding sequence ATGGCAATAATACCAACAGCAACCCGTGGCCCATTGATTGTGGCCACGGCCACGACCATGGAGATGCGGGCCGCCTTTCCGACTCTTGTCGGACATCTGCCGCGGGAGCATGGCTGGAGCCGAATGACCCTGCCCAACGTGCGAGAGTACCGTGATACCCCCTGGAAGGACGTGGTGCTGCTGGTCACCGGGGTAGGCGTGGTGAACGCCGCATTTGCCCTCGGGCGCCTGCTGGGTTGCCTGGCCAGTGACGCACCCGAAAGCTCCCCCCCTCCTGCCGGCGTCCTCAACCTGGGTGTGGCTGGTGCCTTCTCCCTGGGCCAGCTGCCATTGGCAACGACCGTGGTGGTGAGCACGGAAATCTGGCCGGAATACGGCCTACTGCATGATTCCGGAATTGATCCCAAAGGCATTGGGCTCCCCCAGGGCAAGATCGGCGGTCAACCGGTATGGGATCAGTTGCGACTTTCGCCGCGGCAAAACGCCCAGCAGATGGGACTGAACATCTCCAGCTTGCCTGAAGTTATCGGCCTGACGGTCTCGGGCGTCACCGGCACCTCGGAACGGGCCAGGGCGTTACAGTCGCGATACGCCTGCGAGATTGAAACCATGGAAGGATTTGCCCTGGCTTGGGCCTGTTGCCTGGCTGAGATGCCTTTTGTACAGGTCCGAACCATATCCAATTTGGTGGGTTCCAGGGAGGCCGTTCACTGGGATCTCAGCGGAGCCAAACAGGCCTTGTCCACAACAGTTCGTGGATTGCTTGGCGATATCGAGGAAGCATTATGTCCGATCCGGTCTCACCGCCTTTGCCCCTGA
- a CDS encoding zinc dependent phospholipase C family protein, with protein sequence MITIIRSLFVLIGLLIIPSTAWAWGPLTHMYVANELFAYASIIPSAIFGLLTKYRQDFLYGNLMADMILGKSYLPAEKSPHSWATGMRFLEQAQNDSEKAFAYGYLCHLAADTVAHGILVEEQQDVSHAWLEMQADAMIHRTYWVQSVSFSRSVQRRNDRFLENSLDSYIFSFKTNRKIYKSLVFFSLLNVRRKVRVDQEYIHELHDHSLARMICLLRDGEKSLVLQENPMAVKHDRSAHTTTLL encoded by the coding sequence ATGATTACGATTATCAGGTCCCTTTTTGTCCTCATCGGACTGCTTATCATTCCTTCCACCGCCTGGGCCTGGGGGCCGCTGACCCACATGTATGTGGCCAACGAGCTTTTTGCCTACGCATCAATCATTCCCAGTGCAATATTTGGACTGTTGACCAAATATCGTCAAGATTTTCTGTATGGGAATCTCATGGCGGACATGATCCTGGGCAAGAGTTATCTGCCCGCGGAGAAAAGCCCGCACAGTTGGGCAACGGGCATGCGGTTTCTGGAACAAGCACAAAACGATTCTGAAAAAGCGTTTGCCTACGGGTATTTATGTCACCTCGCCGCGGACACCGTGGCCCATGGTATTTTGGTGGAAGAACAGCAGGATGTGTCCCATGCCTGGCTGGAAATGCAAGCCGATGCCATGATCCATCGAACGTACTGGGTCCAATCCGTGAGCTTCAGTCGGTCCGTGCAGCGACGCAACGACCGATTCCTGGAAAATTCTCTGGACAGCTATATCTTTTCCTTCAAGACCAACAGAAAAATCTATAAGAGCCTGGTTTTTTTCTCGCTACTCAACGTCCGCCGCAAGGTTCGGGTGGACCAGGAGTATATCCATGAACTGCATGACCACTCCCTGGCTCGGATGATCTGCCTGCTCCGGGACGGGGAAAAGTCCCTGGTGCTCCAGGAAAACCCCATGGCCGTCAAACACGACCGTTCCGCACACACCACCACGCTTCTGTAG
- the clpP gene encoding ATP-dependent Clp endopeptidase proteolytic subunit ClpP: MGVPIVIETTGRTERAYDLYSRLLKDRILILGTAIDDYVANLVCSQLLFLESENPEKEINMYINSPGGSVTAGLAIYDTMQYISAPVATLCLGQAASMGALLLSAGAKGMRYALPNSRILIHQPMGGFQGQATDIDIQAREIIRLKAKLSEILASHTGADLEKVRHDTERDYFMSASEAVEYGLIDKILSSRSEMKTAS, from the coding sequence ATGGGCGTGCCCATTGTCATCGAAACCACCGGCCGAACAGAACGGGCCTATGACCTCTATTCCCGGCTACTGAAGGACAGGATCCTCATTCTGGGAACGGCCATCGACGACTATGTCGCCAATCTGGTCTGCTCGCAGCTGCTTTTTCTGGAATCCGAAAACCCGGAAAAAGAAATCAACATGTACATCAATTCCCCCGGAGGATCGGTTACCGCTGGTTTGGCCATCTACGACACCATGCAGTACATTTCCGCCCCCGTGGCCACGCTTTGCCTTGGCCAGGCCGCCAGCATGGGGGCCCTGCTGCTCAGCGCCGGAGCCAAGGGCATGCGCTACGCCCTGCCCAACAGCCGGATTCTGATTCATCAACCCATGGGCGGTTTCCAGGGTCAGGCCACGGATATCGACATCCAGGCCCGCGAAATTATCCGGCTGAAGGCGAAGCTCAGTGAAATTCTTGCCTCGCACACCGGAGCGGATCTGGAAAAAGTCCGCCATGACACCGAACGGGACTACTTCATGAGCGCAAGCGAAGCGGTGGAGTACGGCCTGATCGACAAAATTCTTTCTTCCAGATCGGAAATGAAGACAGCATCTTAG
- a CDS encoding cytochrome c3 family protein has translation MKKSMFLLMAIAALVIAFVLPSLHAADVPGDDYMIPKPGGDYEPRVLSIPFSHNVHAEIDCYHCHHTGDVNEGCMDAGCHDLIFPETPEERRDIRYFEKAYHDQCIGCHRDLRQQELPTGPVACVGCHPRD, from the coding sequence ATGAAAAAGTCCATGTTTTTGCTTATGGCCATCGCTGCCCTGGTTATCGCTTTTGTTCTGCCGAGCCTGCATGCAGCGGACGTCCCTGGAGACGACTACATGATCCCCAAGCCTGGCGGGGATTATGAGCCGAGGGTGCTGTCTATTCCTTTCTCGCACAATGTGCACGCGGAGATCGACTGCTACCACTGTCACCACACCGGCGATGTCAACGAAGGCTGTATGGACGCCGGCTGTCACGATCTGATCTTCCCGGAGACCCCCGAAGAACGCAGGGATATTCGATACTTTGAGAAGGCCTACCACGATCAGTGCATCGGCTGTCACCGCGACCTGCGGCAACAGGAGTTGCCCACTGGCCCGGTGGCCTGTGTCGGTTGTCACCCCAGGGATTAA
- a CDS encoding DUF2065 domain-containing protein: MDFLPPARRGGREVWTKPEGKRYLQDMTFDVQLLLAALGLALILEGMPYFLWSEKMPEYLRFLAERPPSTLRKMGLAAIIAGLVFLALARRFF, translated from the coding sequence GTGGATTTCCTGCCACCGGCCCGGCGTGGAGGACGTGAAGTCTGGACAAAGCCTGAAGGGAAGCGCTATCTGCAGGATATGACATTTGACGTGCAACTGCTGCTGGCAGCCCTTGGTCTGGCCTTGATTCTGGAAGGCATGCCCTATTTTCTCTGGTCCGAAAAGATGCCGGAGTATTTGCGTTTTCTCGCCGAACGACCGCCATCCACATTGCGCAAGATGGGCTTGGCGGCGATCATTGCCGGCCTGGTCTTCCTGGCCCTGGCACGACGATTTTTCTAA
- the lon gene encoding endopeptidase La, with translation MPEKKEKREKKEQIIVEPEIRLPMMTLREVVMFPRSIVPLFVGRESSIRAIERALNKFDKQIFLVTQKNPEAEDPVPEDLFDMGTVSRILQLLRLPDGTIKVLFEGLYRATWSREHGIQATDSGYPMVLAHGVAGEDFATPEALALIRAVQESLQEYAKINKKLAPETLAAINSLNVPGRLADSLMPHLKVAFAEKQTALEEPNPLKRLEKAYEFLLKDIELTSLEKKVKSRVKQQMERNHRDFYLNEQIKAIQKEMGRGEEESSQEIDELAKQLEAKELPEEAKEKCAKEIKKLRQMPPQSAEFTVVRNYVDWILSLPWNTIQPTSLDLKAAQSILDEDHFALDKPKERILEYLAVQSMVEKLKGPILCLVGPPGVGKTSLAKSVARAMGREFVRISLGGVRDEAEIRGHRRTYIGALPGKIIQSLRRVKFNNPVFCLDEVDKMSTDFRGDPSAALLEVLDPEQNAAFADHYLDLDYDLSKVFFITTANTLHSIPGPLQDRMEIIRLPGYLEVEKLRIAKDFLMPRLLTQHGLTTDDMSFSEGALLEIIRRYTREAGVRNLEREMASICRKVARKIVEEGRADKPVAVNKTMVGSYLGVAKFRYGEREERSQPGVATGLAWTEMGGELLLVEVSLMPGTGKVEITGKLGDVMQESARAAWSYVRSRSDLFGLRQDFYKEIDIHIHVPEGATPKDGPSAGITLATSVTSALLNLPVNNNLAMTGEITLRGRVLPIGGVREKLLAAHRGLISKVIIPADNAKDLKEVPANILKDLEVITVEHMDEVLCHALTARTREDIFCVPPTDILPLSRRLLKEEHQPQTH, from the coding sequence ATGCCGGAAAAAAAAGAAAAGAGAGAGAAGAAGGAACAAATCATCGTTGAGCCGGAAATTCGACTGCCGATGATGACTCTGCGGGAAGTCGTCATGTTTCCGCGATCCATCGTGCCGCTCTTCGTCGGCCGTGAATCATCCATCCGGGCGATTGAGCGCGCCCTGAACAAGTTCGATAAACAGATTTTCCTTGTCACCCAGAAAAACCCCGAGGCCGAAGATCCCGTCCCGGAAGACCTGTTCGACATGGGCACGGTCAGCCGGATACTTCAGCTGCTTCGCCTCCCGGATGGGACTATCAAGGTGCTCTTCGAGGGGCTTTACCGGGCCACCTGGTCGCGAGAGCATGGCATCCAGGCAACGGATTCAGGTTATCCGATGGTTCTGGCCCATGGCGTGGCTGGGGAGGATTTCGCCACGCCGGAAGCACTCGCCCTGATCCGGGCAGTCCAGGAGTCCCTCCAGGAATATGCCAAGATCAACAAAAAGTTGGCGCCGGAAACCTTGGCCGCCATCAACTCCCTGAATGTTCCCGGCCGACTGGCGGACAGCCTGATGCCGCACCTGAAGGTGGCCTTTGCGGAAAAACAGACCGCCCTGGAGGAGCCGAACCCCCTCAAGCGGCTGGAAAAAGCCTATGAATTCCTGCTCAAGGATATTGAACTGACGTCCCTGGAGAAAAAGGTCAAATCCCGCGTCAAACAGCAGATGGAGCGCAACCACCGGGACTTCTATCTTAACGAACAGATCAAGGCCATCCAGAAAGAAATGGGCCGCGGTGAAGAGGAATCCAGTCAGGAAATCGACGAGCTGGCCAAGCAACTGGAGGCCAAGGAGCTCCCCGAGGAAGCCAAGGAAAAGTGCGCCAAGGAAATCAAGAAACTGCGGCAGATGCCTCCGCAGTCCGCGGAGTTCACCGTGGTCCGCAACTACGTGGACTGGATCCTGAGCCTGCCCTGGAACACCATCCAACCCACCAGCCTGGATCTCAAGGCCGCCCAGTCCATTCTGGACGAAGACCATTTTGCCCTGGATAAACCCAAGGAACGGATTCTGGAATACCTCGCCGTGCAGAGCATGGTCGAAAAACTCAAGGGGCCGATCCTCTGCCTGGTTGGACCACCCGGTGTGGGCAAGACCTCGCTCGCCAAATCCGTGGCCCGGGCCATGGGCCGGGAATTCGTGCGCATCTCTCTGGGCGGGGTTCGGGACGAAGCGGAAATCCGGGGGCATCGGCGGACCTATATCGGCGCACTGCCCGGCAAGATCATCCAGTCCCTGCGGCGGGTGAAGTTCAATAATCCGGTCTTCTGCCTGGACGAGGTGGACAAGATGAGTACGGATTTCCGGGGCGATCCCTCGGCCGCACTCTTGGAAGTCCTGGATCCGGAACAGAACGCCGCCTTCGCCGACCACTACCTGGATCTGGACTACGATCTTTCCAAGGTCTTCTTCATTACCACGGCCAATACCCTGCACTCCATTCCCGGACCACTGCAGGACCGCATGGAAATCATTCGTCTGCCCGGATACCTGGAAGTGGAAAAGCTGCGCATTGCCAAAGACTTTCTGATGCCCCGCTTGTTGACCCAGCATGGCCTGACCACGGACGACATGTCCTTTTCCGAGGGGGCGCTGTTGGAGATCATCCGCCGCTACACCCGGGAGGCCGGGGTGCGCAATCTGGAACGGGAAATGGCCTCCATCTGTCGCAAGGTGGCCCGCAAAATCGTGGAGGAGGGTCGGGCGGACAAGCCCGTGGCCGTGAACAAGACCATGGTCGGGTCCTACCTTGGGGTGGCCAAGTTTCGCTACGGAGAACGCGAGGAGCGTTCCCAGCCGGGCGTGGCCACTGGACTGGCCTGGACCGAAATGGGTGGAGAGCTGCTTTTGGTGGAGGTGTCCTTGATGCCAGGAACCGGAAAGGTGGAAATCACCGGCAAGCTGGGCGACGTGATGCAGGAGTCAGCTCGGGCCGCCTGGAGCTACGTCCGCTCCCGCTCGGATCTTTTCGGACTCCGCCAGGACTTCTACAAGGAGATCGACATCCACATCCACGTCCCGGAAGGAGCCACACCCAAGGACGGCCCCTCCGCGGGGATCACCCTGGCCACCAGCGTCACATCGGCCCTTTTGAACCTGCCGGTCAACAACAACCTGGCCATGACCGGGGAAATCACGTTGCGCGGTCGGGTGTTGCCCATCGGCGGTGTCCGAGAGAAACTGCTGGCAGCCCATCGCGGCCTGATATCCAAGGTGATCATTCCAGCGGACAACGCCAAGGACCTCAAAGAGGTTCCGGCCAACATCCTCAAGGACCTGGAGGTCATCACCGTTGAACATATGGATGAGGTCCTCTGCCATGCCCTGACCGCGAGAACCCGCGAAGACATCTTCTGCGTCCCCCCCACCGACATCCTGCCCCTGTCCCGGCGTTTGCTCAAGGAAGAGCACCAGCCACAGACGCACTAA
- the tig gene encoding trigger factor: MQYEVLEPTPVKRTIKIVTPPEEVNSALAVAIALYRKDAVIKGFRKGKVPSSIIEGMFKKKIYEEATNDLINCHINEVVNELQAKPLSRIDVDAGDLVRDQPFSYTISFEVAPQFELPPYENIPVEQEKAQANAQDTQRVVDRIRGNMAEIVSIEEDRPAREGDVVVVDFQASLDGRILDDFKAENFQLELGKGQALPEFESMIQGIRPGQGTESEITFPEDFLNDALAGKTVLMNVKLQEIKQKKLPELDDALAKKAGDFESVDKLLEAIETSYVETRSRVNKATAQKKILDTLTSQVDFTLPESMVSEHIDRMVGEMQSRMERIGKRIETLGKSMEEIRKEFQPQAESLVKSQLFLLAVATKENMRVSPMEIDAFFKDMAQQTGQDYQGLKHFHEQNNLMPAVSDRILADKAMELIYSKAQVTEIEPLRPESADTEPATMT, translated from the coding sequence ATGCAGTATGAAGTACTCGAGCCCACACCGGTCAAGCGGACCATCAAGATCGTCACCCCCCCGGAAGAGGTCAATTCGGCTCTGGCAGTGGCCATCGCCCTGTATCGCAAGGATGCCGTGATCAAGGGTTTTCGCAAGGGCAAGGTGCCGTCGTCGATCATCGAGGGCATGTTCAAGAAAAAGATCTACGAGGAAGCCACCAATGATCTGATCAACTGCCACATCAACGAGGTGGTCAACGAACTGCAGGCCAAGCCTCTTTCCCGGATCGACGTGGATGCCGGTGACCTGGTTCGGGATCAACCTTTCAGCTACACCATCAGTTTCGAGGTCGCGCCCCAATTCGAGTTGCCGCCGTATGAAAATATCCCGGTGGAGCAGGAAAAGGCCCAAGCCAACGCGCAGGACACCCAGAGGGTCGTGGATCGGATTCGGGGGAACATGGCTGAAATCGTGTCCATCGAGGAAGATCGTCCGGCCCGGGAAGGAGACGTGGTGGTTGTGGATTTCCAGGCTTCCCTGGATGGCAGAATACTCGACGACTTCAAGGCAGAGAATTTCCAACTGGAACTGGGCAAAGGTCAAGCCCTGCCGGAATTCGAGTCCATGATCCAAGGAATTCGTCCTGGTCAGGGCACGGAATCGGAAATCACCTTTCCTGAAGACTTCCTGAACGACGCACTGGCCGGGAAAACCGTGCTGATGAATGTCAAACTTCAGGAAATCAAACAAAAAAAGCTCCCGGAGCTGGACGACGCACTAGCCAAGAAGGCCGGCGACTTTGAATCCGTGGACAAACTGCTTGAGGCTATTGAAACATCCTACGTCGAAACCCGCAGCCGGGTGAACAAGGCCACTGCGCAGAAGAAGATTCTGGACACGCTGACGTCCCAGGTGGACTTCACCTTGCCCGAATCCATGGTTTCCGAACATATCGACCGGATGGTCGGGGAAATGCAGAGCCGGATGGAACGTATCGGCAAGCGTATCGAAACCCTGGGCAAGTCCATGGAAGAGATTCGGAAAGAATTTCAGCCCCAGGCCGAGAGCCTGGTCAAGTCCCAGCTGTTCCTGCTTGCTGTTGCGACCAAAGAGAACATGCGGGTCTCCCCCATGGAAATCGATGCCTTTTTCAAGGATATGGCCCAGCAGACCGGCCAAGACTACCAGGGACTGAAGCATTTTCACGAGCAGAACAACCTGATGCCGGCCGTCAGCGACCGCATCCTGGCGGACAAGGCCATGGAACTGATCTATTCCAAGGCCCAGGTCACGGAAATCGAGCCTCTCCGGCCGGAAAGCGCCGACACCGAGCCCGCAACAATGACCTGA
- a CDS encoding ubiquinone/menaquinone biosynthesis methyltransferase produces the protein MSTEHRDHGRHVVGLFGRIAPWYDFLNHFLSLGCDIIWRKRLRRCVRVHQTRRVLDLAAGTLDVSREIVRHMPGVEVVAMDVSEPMLRRGQRKIRKAGKANHEPLAGQPILPVVADGRSLPARDVCVDTVTIAFGIRNIRPRGAAYSEVLRVLTPGGRFCILEFGAGRRKILRGFYNLYLHRVLPLIGRIFSGDSQAYRYLAESIQEFPDAETLCGELFQAGFARVYSVPLTFGIVHLHIAEKATEQGRVEDGTGRRDG, from the coding sequence ATGAGCACGGAACACAGGGATCATGGACGCCATGTTGTCGGGCTGTTCGGGCGGATCGCCCCCTGGTACGACTTCCTGAACCACTTTCTGAGCCTGGGGTGCGACATCATTTGGCGCAAACGGCTCAGACGGTGCGTCCGCGTGCACCAAACACGCCGGGTCCTTGACCTGGCCGCGGGCACCCTGGACGTCTCCCGGGAGATCGTTCGACACATGCCGGGCGTGGAAGTCGTGGCCATGGACGTCTCCGAGCCGATGCTCCGACGCGGACAACGTAAAATTCGCAAGGCAGGCAAGGCGAACCATGAGCCTCTTGCAGGGCAACCCATCCTTCCGGTGGTCGCCGACGGGCGGTCCTTGCCCGCACGCGACGTCTGCGTGGACACCGTGACCATCGCCTTTGGCATCCGGAACATCCGCCCCCGAGGGGCGGCCTACAGCGAAGTATTGCGGGTCCTGACCCCCGGCGGCAGGTTCTGCATCCTGGAATTCGGCGCGGGCCGCCGAAAAATTTTGCGCGGCTTCTACAACCTCTACCTGCATCGGGTATTGCCCCTGATCGGACGAATTTTTTCCGGTGATTCCCAGGCGTATCGCTACCTTGCCGAGTCCATCCAGGAATTTCCGGATGCTGAAACACTCTGTGGGGAACTCTTTCAGGCTGGTTTTGCGCGGGTCTACTCCGTTCCGCTGACCTTTGGCATTGTCCACCTGCATATTGCTGAAAAGGCGACGGAACAGGGGCGAGTGGAGGACGGTACCGGTCGGCGGGATGGTTAG